The Providencia rettgeri genome includes a window with the following:
- a CDS encoding Predicted sugar kinase produces MNRIDDARFILVIRKTRLQELIERFNTWPQAKFYLEHNHVEVDDYLNEHDLYQRQLVQAESILKSLGRFQLLERKLLPSYQFSKQDIIVVIGQDGLVANTLKYLKGQPVIAINPDPARWDGKLLPFEISQLQEVVTKTLKGQVEQKSVTFAQATTNDGQSLLAVNDLFIGPKSHTSARYLLNWNGEQEFQSSSGIIISTGLGSTGWFQSILAGAQAIMGGNNHPLAQGFGWEECKLQFSVREPFLSKTTGTRWVFGTIEPSNPLAVESLMPDNGVIFSDGIEDDFLQFNAGCIVTVKIADVRGLLVA; encoded by the coding sequence ATGAATAGGATTGATGATGCCCGATTCATTCTCGTGATACGTAAAACTCGCTTACAGGAGCTCATTGAACGCTTCAATACATGGCCTCAGGCAAAATTTTATTTGGAACATAATCATGTGGAAGTCGATGATTACTTGAATGAACATGATTTATATCAGCGGCAATTAGTTCAAGCTGAATCAATTTTGAAGTCTTTAGGCCGATTTCAATTATTGGAAAGAAAATTATTACCAAGCTACCAATTTTCTAAGCAGGACATTATCGTTGTGATTGGGCAGGATGGCTTAGTGGCTAATACGTTAAAGTATTTAAAAGGGCAGCCCGTTATTGCGATTAACCCCGATCCTGCAAGGTGGGATGGAAAACTACTGCCATTTGAAATTAGTCAATTACAGGAGGTGGTAACGAAAACATTAAAAGGTCAGGTTGAACAAAAATCAGTGACCTTTGCACAGGCAACAACCAATGACGGGCAATCACTACTGGCGGTGAACGATTTATTTATTGGCCCGAAAAGCCATACATCGGCACGTTATTTATTGAACTGGAATGGAGAACAAGAGTTTCAATCATCCTCTGGAATTATTATATCGACCGGACTTGGGTCAACGGGGTGGTTTCAATCTATTTTAGCGGGGGCACAAGCAATTATGGGAGGGAATAATCATCCGTTAGCACAAGGATTTGGCTGGGAGGAATGTAAGTTACAGTTTAGTGTTAGGGAGCCGTTTTTAAGTAAAACGACAGGAACCAGATGGGTATTTGGCACGATAGAGCCGAGTAACCCGTTAGCGGTGGAGTCATTAATGCCCGATAACGGCGTTATTTTTTCCGATGGTATTGAAGATGATTTTTTACAATTCAATGCAGGTTGTATTGTGACAGTGAAAATTGCAGATGTACGAGGGTTATTAGTTGCTTAG
- a CDS encoding Uncharacterized conserved protein, which yields MPGGFIDEQHDQTLEEAILRKLKEKTGVIPPYIEQLCTVGNHQRDPRGWSVTVCYTALIAYQACEAHIDTVDSVRWVSIDEIDQLSLAFDHFKLYQQARERLKQKSLYSIVPGFALPEVFTLAELQHVHEVLIGKPLQNKSFRRRLEQADLLIDTGEKRHERGRPANLYRLKPQSADYRFIRNLEF from the coding sequence TTGCCGGGAGGATTTATTGATGAGCAACATGATCAAACCTTAGAAGAAGCTATTTTACGTAAACTAAAAGAAAAAACAGGCGTGATCCCCCCTTATATTGAGCAGCTTTGTACAGTTGGAAACCACCAGCGTGATCCACGCGGTTGGTCTGTCACTGTTTGTTATACGGCTCTAATTGCTTACCAAGCCTGTGAAGCCCATATTGATACAGTAGATTCTGTCAGGTGGGTCTCTATTGATGAAATAGATCAGCTTTCTCTTGCGTTCGACCATTTTAAACTCTATCAACAAGCGAGAGAACGTCTAAAGCAAAAATCACTTTATTCGATAGTTCCAGGCTTTGCATTACCTGAAGTTTTTACCTTAGCTGAACTTCAACATGTCCATGAAGTTCTGATTGGTAAGCCCCTGCAAAATAAATCATTTAGGCGCCGACTTGAACAAGCGGATTTGTTGATTGATACTGGAGAGAAACGCCATGAGCGCGGTCGCCCTGCTAATTTATATCGCTTAAAACCACAATCAGCGGATTACCGGTTTATTCGTAATTTGGAATTTTAA
- the ykuV gene encoding Thiol-disulfide oxidoreductase ykuV yields the protein MNKIKKWSKEIIVLAIILFIAFTVMDLWRKPQTLAPVLLEQHTLANGETVSLAELSKEKPILVYFWATWCGVCNLTSPTVSELSQSGMPIISVAIRSGETSRLIKGMENKELTFPVINDISGQLSNAVGVSATPTFMVIDNGELVSFTSGWTSSYGLKMRMWLASF from the coding sequence GAAATTATTGTTTTGGCAATTATTTTATTTATTGCCTTTACAGTGATGGATTTATGGCGCAAGCCACAAACCCTTGCGCCTGTATTATTGGAACAACACACTCTGGCCAACGGTGAGACGGTTTCATTGGCAGAGTTAAGTAAAGAAAAACCGATATTGGTTTATTTCTGGGCGACGTGGTGTGGGGTCTGTAATTTGACTTCGCCAACGGTATCAGAATTAAGCCAATCAGGTATGCCAATTATTTCGGTAGCGATACGTTCAGGTGAAACATCTCGCTTAATCAAGGGGATGGAAAACAAGGAGCTAACCTTTCCTGTGATCAACGATATAAGCGGGCAACTTTCCAATGCGGTTGGGGTCAGTGCGACGCCCACTTTTATGGTGATTGATAACGGTGAGCTAGTCAGTTTTACATCGGGTTGGACGAGTTCTTATGGCTTAAAAATGCGTATGTGGTTGGCATCTTTTTAG